A single window of Brachyhypopomus gauderio isolate BG-103 chromosome 21, BGAUD_0.2, whole genome shotgun sequence DNA harbors:
- the LOC143485290 gene encoding uncharacterized protein LOC143485290, with translation MSRVGGVWYIRSFGDHSAFTFLQCLATLSHLQLSQPCYPQSLTAAGPLVTFTCHPQSLTAAGPLNTSSCYPQSLTAAGPLNTSSCYPQSLTAAGPLVISSCDLTLLHPHDPSPPLLHSSTPPLLLYSSTPLSLHSSIPPLYSSIPPLLYSSLIYSSTLLIYSSTPLFLHSSSPLFLHSTPLFLHSSIPPLYTSIPPLLYSYTHLFLHSSIPPLYTSIPPLLYSYTHLFLHSSIPPLYTSIPPLLYSYTHPLLYSSTLLLYSSTLLLYSSTLLLHSTPLFLHSSIPPILHSSIPPLLYSSTPLLHFLAFIFAHILAKMKS, from the exons ATGTCTCGTGTTGGAG GGGTTTGGTACATCAGAAGCTTCGGTGATCACAGTGCTTTCACATTTCTACAGTGCCTTGCCACCCTCTCTCATCTCCAGCTTTCACAACCCTGTTACCCACAATCCCTCACTGCAGCAG GTCCACTGGTCACCTTCACCTGTCACCCACAATCCCTCACTGCAGCAGGCCCACTGAACACCTCCTCCTGTTACCCACAATCCCTCACTGCAGCAGGCCCACTGAACACCTCCTCCTGTTACCCACAATCCCTCACTGCAGCAGGTCCACTGGTCATCTCCTCCTGTGACCTCACACTGCTCCATCCACATGACCCAagccctccactcctccactcatcCACTCCTCCTTTACTCCTCTATTCCTCCACTCCTCTATCCCTCCACTCATCTATTCCTCCACTCTACTCCTCTATTCCTCCACTCCTATATTCCTCACTCATCTATTCCTCCACTCTACTCATCTATTCCTCCACTCCTCTATTCCTCCACTCATCCTCTCCTCTATTCCTCCACTCTACTCCTCTATTCCTCCACTCCTCTATTCCTCCACTCTACACCTCTATTCCTCCACTCCTCTATTCCTACACTCATCTATTCCTCCACTCCTCTATTCCTCCACTCTACACCTCTATTCCTCCACTCCTCTATTCCTACACTCATCTATTCCTCCACTCCTCTATTCCTCCACTCTACACCTCTATTCCTCCACTCCTCTATTCCTACACTCATCCTCTCCTCTATTCCTCCACTCTACTCCTCTATTCCTCCACTCTACTCCTCTATTCCTCCACTCTACTCCTCCACTCTACTCCCCTATTCCTCCACTCCTCTATTCCTCCaatcctccactcctctattCCTCCACTCCTTTATTCCTCCACTCCTCTGCTCCACTTCTTAGCTTTTATTTTTGCTCATATTTTAGCCAAAATGAAAAGCtga